The following proteins come from a genomic window of Desulfurispora thermophila DSM 16022:
- a CDS encoding PAS domain-containing protein translates to MEERVQKRVGGAGEELQDLRRENQLYKCVLEQFPVCAIIYDRTGKVIYRNRMTGVIDGYDDGEMLGLTREQYLKKLEIKPGQHALIIAPGSGGSGFKNGLFGLSETTLRTKAGEVKDVLLIGSYLYGPGKKVLGAVGCCLDITEYARRRREDEFKLRASEERFYKAFHNSPTPMAIVRFSDDQYLEVNESFERTFGYSRAECTGRTVLDLGLLMDRQTFAAYKSLLLEEKRVHNMSLQMRNRWGDVCSVLLSGEVIELDGQLCRLIAINDITELKKWRPRWPAWTG, encoded by the coding sequence ATGGAGGAAAGGGTGCAGAAAAGGGTAGGGGGTGCGGGTGAGGAACTGCAAGACCTGCGCCGGGAGAACCAGCTGTACAAATGTGTGCTGGAACAGTTTCCGGTTTGCGCCATCATTTATGACCGCACGGGCAAGGTGATCTACCGCAACCGTATGACCGGGGTGATTGATGGCTACGATGACGGGGAAATGCTGGGGCTCACCCGGGAGCAGTATTTAAAAAAGCTGGAGATAAAGCCGGGCCAGCATGCGCTAATTATAGCTCCGGGCAGTGGTGGCAGTGGTTTTAAAAATGGCCTGTTCGGGCTCAGTGAGACCACCCTGCGCACCAAAGCGGGTGAAGTTAAAGATGTCCTGCTGATCGGCAGCTATCTGTACGGGCCGGGAAAAAAGGTGCTGGGAGCGGTGGGCTGCTGTCTGGATATTACCGAATATGCCCGCCGGAGGCGGGAGGATGAGTTTAAGCTGCGGGCTTCGGAAGAGCGCTTTTATAAGGCTTTTCACAATAGTCCCACCCCCATGGCCATTGTGCGCTTCAGCGATGATCAGTATCTGGAGGTCAATGAAAGCTTTGAAAGGACTTTTGGGTACAGCCGGGCAGAATGTACAGGCCGGACTGTCCTGGACCTGGGTTTGCTCATGGACCGGCAAACCTTTGCTGCTTATAAAAGTCTGCTGCTGGAAGAAAAGCGGGTACACAATATGAGCCTGCAGATGCGCAACCGATGGGGGGATGTGTGCAGTGTGCTGCTTTCCGGCGAGGTGATTGAGTTGGACGGTCAGCTGTGCCGGCTGATCGCCATCAACGACATTACCGAGCTAAAAAAATGGAGGCC